Proteins from a genomic interval of Spea bombifrons isolate aSpeBom1 chromosome 4, aSpeBom1.2.pri, whole genome shotgun sequence:
- the KMT2E gene encoding inactive histone-lysine N-methyltransferase 2E isoform X7, giving the protein MSIVVPLRIETAETPYLEMAAGSEPESVEASPVVVEKSNSYPHQLYTSSSHHAHSYIGLPYADHNYGARPPPTPPASPPPVLIKNEVSIFTTPNFDETSSATTISTSEDGSYGTDITRCICGFTHDDGYMICCDKCSVWQHIDCMGIDRQNIPDIYLCERCQPRVLDKERAILLQQRKKEHLSDDLQTCYNGRGNNGSLLSDGDTSATESCDEVPVELYTAFQHTPTTLTLTATRVTKVNDKKRKRSGEKEQNTAKSKKAFREGSRKSSRVKGSAPEIEPSDNSAYGWESKIKAWMDHYEEANNNQYSEGVQREAQRIALRLSCDSDKEHMVKSNFSTSSLIFKPPVESHLQKNKKILKAAKDLLPETLIIEYRGKFMLREQFEANGYFFKRPYPFVLFYSKFHGLEMCVDARTFGNEARFIRRSCTPNAEVRHIIEEGTVHLYIYSVLSIPKGTEITIAFDFDYTNCKYKVDCACLKENPECPVLRCSSEPTENLNSGYETRRKKGKKEKELSREKESQNQNLVLDSDGAVSKLKSPDKQRKLSPLRLSISNNQTREERKMEAILQAFARLEKREKRREQALERIGTVKPDVKTEAKDAQVLSETELPQVSLQEPVKEEPVNKPTPAKINRTKQRKSFTRSRTHIGQQRRRHRTVSTCSDVQPSSPDVEVAPQQIEPETDVLPEEPNNENVAAPVEAEDVPEIESTAPNKCSVKYPKTKKSCVGTCVALQKWKDTLVTHLVNEWLNEKHEKPGKPGEVFHERPLRITTDPEVLATQLNSLPGLIYSPHVYTTPKHYIRFTSPFLSEKKKKKEDENVSSCCKKRWLKQALEEEHSAPFNPFDSPAQERSQTPPIFNEDKCHLVMNGSCPLADLTTPLKKRRLFHLLDCAYSENSTPTTSPYATPTHTDIASTDTSLFATPPRVKVEDETCRSVCKQIYSPVTPVTPCIRGNNLHFESISSPESSPEVNRRNCGQEINERASAGLVVNSFRNSNLSEIGLQEIKTVGYSSPRNRTDANRQCPTENDTAPDLNPGLETSEQNTVQKNMESVSQDRTDSNSQQETALCTRGTIYPTWIKSPDRTGVNFSPVNSNLRDLTPSHQLEVGGGFRMNESKCLIQEDSRGMFLDASVYSEETLLSGFGRTLSVDGVLDGNGTQLNPPQKKKVSLLEYRKRQREARKSGSKPDNLLLGTLSPHPDGIGGLAASCVASENCSSTAEVIEQSENDAGLALPLLSEAQTSPAEDMEQNSPATDATSSEKNDPEVPWTASTSVEQVRERSYHRALLLSDHRKDKDTDADPENGESGNPKECQSPDNREKDCRSPQQKKDCSTPSYGKATLKPEPPQEPMNTLVNETVNQSNHDQKQIALSKSHLSQPHSQKLPSTPLKLHCPSSPHLEHPPKSSTPHTPVQHGYLSPKPHSQQLGSPYRPHQTHQVGTPQRESHVNFYPTQNLQSSANPQPASGQIFSQAQPGQCSTVYAPFNQQTGNNSAPPPPPPPPTPNYYQNQQPTVSFQNYSQIKGSIPQQAVFTPCSSQGHPTNTGQPAIQGHHVNSGHYLPSQSSTVHIQPAPTGVPPPPPPPPPPPGCHQQHPVPHVTGSVHAVPVASGTLIHPQNSSHHLPPPPPPPPGPSPHHPHLQHVTAGHQSLQPQHQHAINAAPPPPPPPPPPPPQAVTVLGGSGHHSASAQGLHIQTHQGPPIFSSGAHPGVASYAAQATHHNPVGPVSQHQPSTAGPHHPLSGQSPHIQPQGPNSIANSSGFCPHPGSVNIPHGGQGSQQASAVPGQIPTHRPQVPPNFQNNYHGSGWH; this is encoded by the exons ATGAGCATTGTGGTCCCGTTGCGGATTGAGACAGCAGAAACTCCATATTTGGAAATGGCTGCAGGCTCAGA ACCAGAATCTGTAGAAGCTAGCCCTGTGGTGGTTGAGAAGTCAAACAGTTATCCACACCAGTTATATACCAGCAGTTCTCACCATGCGCACAGTTATATTGGTTTGCCTTATgcg gaTCACAATTATGGTGCTCGGCCTCCACCAACACCTCCAGCATCTCCTCCTCCTGTACTTATTAAAAATGAAGTGAGCATTTTTACTACTCCTAATTTTGATGAAACCTCCAGTGCTACAACCATCAGCACTTCTGAGGATGGAAGCTACGGCACTGACATCACTCGATGTATATGTGGTTTTACCCATGATGATGGGTACATGATTTGTTGTGATAAATGCAG TGTCTGGCAACATATTGACTGCATGGGAATCGACAGACAAAATATTCCAGATATCTACTTGTGTGAACGTTGTCAGCCACG GGTTTTAGACAAAGAGAGAGCAATTTTGCttcagcaaagaaagaaagagcactTGTCAG ATGATCTTCAAACCTGCTACAATGGTAGAGGCAACAACGGAAGCCTTTTATCTG ATGGCGACACCAGTGCTACAGAAAGTTGTGATGAAGTTCCTGTGGAGCTGTATACTGCTTTCCAGCACACTCCTACCACACTTACGCTGACTGCCACTAGAGTAACTAAGGTGAAtgacaaaaaaaggaagagaagTGGTGAGAAGGAGCAGAATACCGCAAAGTCCAAGAAG GCCTTCCGTGAAGGATCTAGAAAGTCATCCCGTGTTAAG GGCTCTGCTCCTGAAATTGAACCATCTGATAATTCTGCGTATGGATGGGAGAGTAAGATCAAAGCCTGGATGGACCACTATGAGGAAGCAAACAACAACCAGTACAGTGAGGGCGTTCAAAGGGAAGCACAGAGGATTGCTCTAAGACTTAGCTGTGACAGTGACAAGGAGCATATGGTGAAGTCTAACTTCAGCACCAGCAGTCTAATCTTTAAGCCACCGGTAGAG AGTCATTtgcagaagaacaaaaaaattctGAAAGCTGCCAAAGATCTCCTTCCTGAAACACTGATTATAGAATACAGGGGAAAGTTCATGCTTCGAGAACAATTTGAGGCAAATGGATATTTCTTTAAGAG gcCATacccatttgttttattttattcaaaatttCATGGATTAGAAATGTGCGTTGATGCAAGGACTTTTGGCAATGAAGCACGATTCATAAGGCGTTCATGTACTCCTAATGCTGAG GTGCGACATATTATTGAAGAAGGAACAGTCCACCTGTATATTTACTCTGTGTTAAGCATTCCAAAAGGAACAGAGATCACTATTGCTTTTGATTTTGATTACACAAATTG TAAATACAAGGTGGATTGTGCATGTCTCAAAGAAAATCCAGAGTGCCCTGTTCTCAGATGCAGCTCAGAACCAACTGAAAATCTCAACAGCGGTTATGAAACGAGGAGGAAAAAggggaagaaagaaaaggagctttCTAGAGAAAAGGAATCTCAAAATCAGAACCTCGTTTTGGACTCGGATGGAGCAGTCAGCAAACTGAAATCGCCTGATAAGCAGAGGAAGCTCTCCCCACTTAGGCTGTCAATATCCAATAACCAG acgagagaagaaagaaaaatggaagcAATCCTTCAGGCTTTTGCAAGActggaaaagagagagaaaaggagagagcAGGCATTAGAAAGAATTGGCACAGTTAAACCGGATGTCAAAACTGAAGCCAAGGATGCACAGGTCCTCAGTGAAACTGAACTTCCCCAGGTGAGTTTG CAGGAACCTGTGAAAGAGGAACCTGTCAACAAGCCTACACCTGCCAAAATAAATCGTACCAAGCAaaggaaaagttttactagaaGCAGAACTCATATTGGACAACAGCGTAGACGTCACAGAACAGTTAGCACATGCTCAGATGTCCAACCGTCTTCTCCAGATGTTGAAGTTGCTCCCCAGCAAATTGAACCGGAGACTGATGTTCTTCCAGAAGAGCCCAACAATGAAAATGTTGCTGCGCCTGTTGAAGCTGAAGATGTTCCGGAGATTGAGTCCACAGCACCTAACAAATGTTCTGTTAAATaccctaaaacaaaaaag TCTTGCGTAGGCACTTGTGTGGCACTTCAAAAATGGAAGGACACTCTTGTTACA cacTTGGTCAATGAAtggctaaatgaaaaacatgaaaagcCAGGGAAACCTGGTGAGGTGTTCCACGAACGACCGCTGCGTATTACCACTGACCCAGAAGTTCTTGCAACACAGCTGAATTCACTACCAGGCCTCATCTACAGTCCCCATGTGTACACCACTCCAAAGCACTATATCCGCTTTACATCTCCATTCCTTtcagagaagaaaaagaaaaaggaggatGAAAATGTTTCCAGCTGTTGCAAAAAg CGGTGGTTAAAGCAAGCTTTGGAAGAAGAACATTCGGCTCCATTTAATCCATTTGACTCTCCTGCACAAGAAAGATCTCAAACCCCTCCTATATTTAATGAAGACAAGTGCCATTTAGTAATGAATGGCAGCTGTCCTCTAGCAG ATCTAACAACTCCCTTGAAAAAACGAAGATTGTTTCATTTGTTGGACTGTGCTTATTCAGAAAATTCTACTCCTACCACATCTCCTTATGCTACTCCTACACATACAGATATTGCCTCTACGGATACGTCCTTGTTTGCCACTCCGCCCAGAGTGAAAGTGGAGGATGAAACCTGTCGCAGTGTTTGCAAACAGATCTATTCGCCGGTCACTCCTGTAACTCCTTGCATCCGGGGAAATAACTTGCATTTTGAG AGCATTTCGTCGCCTGAGAGTTCACCCGAAGTAAATAGAAGAAACTGTGGTCAGGAG ATTAATGAAAGAGCATCTGCAGGTCTGGTGGTAAATTCCTTCAGGAATTCTAATCTGTCTGAAATAGGACTACAAGAAATAAAGACTGTTGGCTATTCTAGCCCAAGAAATAGGACAGATGCAAACCGACAATGCCCTACAGAAAATGACACTGCACCAGACCTTAACCCAGGGCTGGAAACAAGTGAGCAGAACACGGTGCAAAAAAACATGGAGTCCGTGTCGCAGGATAGGACTGATTCAAACAGCCAGCAGGAAACTGCTCTCTGCACTCGAGGCACCATTTATCCAACTTGGATTAAAAGCCCAGATAGAACAGGTGTGAATTTCTCACCAGTAAATTCTAATTTAAGAGACCTGACACCATCGCACCAGTTAGAAGTTGGTGGTGGTTTCCGAATGAATGAGTCAAAGTGTCTGATTCAAGAAGACTCAAGAGGCATGTTTTTAGATGCTTCCGTTTATTCAGAAGAGACACTTCTATCTGGTTTTGGAAGGACACTCAGTGTTGATGGCGTTCTGGATGGCAATGGAACACAGCTTAATCCCCCTCAAAAGAAAAAG GTATCTTTGCTAGAATATCGTAAAAGACAAAGAGAAGCAAGAAAAAGTGGCTCAAAACCCGACAATTTATTGCTGGGAACTCTGTCCCCCCATCCTGATGGGATTGGAGGTCTAGCTGCTAGCTGTGTTGCTTCTGAAAATTGCAGCAGCACTGCAGAGGTTATTGAGCAGTCTGAAAACGATGCTGGTTTAGCATTACCGCTGCTTTCTGAAGCCCAAACGTCCCCTGCAGAGGATATGGAGCAAAATTCTCCAGCAACAGACGCCACCTCTAGTGAAAAAAATGATCCAGAGGTTCCGTG GACTGCTTCAACATCGGTGGAACAAGTTCGAGAAAGAAGCTATCATAGAGCCTTGCTGTTGAGTGACCACAGAAAGGACAAGGATactg ATGCTGACCCAGAAAACGGGGAAAGTGGAAATCCAAAGGAATGCCAGTCTCCTGATAACCGAGAAAAGGACTGTAGAAGTCCTCAACAGAAAAAG GATTGCTCTACACCATCCTATGGCAAGGCTACTTTAAAGCCGGAACCACCTCAAGAACCTATGAACACTCTGGTAAATGAAACTGTAAACCAGTCTAATCATGACCAGAAACAGATTGCACTTTCCAAGTCTCACCTTTCTCAACCTCATTCACAGAAGCTGCCTTCTACACCTTTAAAGTTGCATTGTCCTTCTTCTCCACATCTTGAACATCCTCCAAAGTCATCAACCCCTCACACCCCAGTGCAGCATGGCTATTTGTCACCAAAGCCTCACTCACAACAGTTAGGGTCTCCTTATAGGCCTCATCAGACACATCAGGTTGGAACACCACAAAGAGAATCCCATGTAAACTTTTATCCAACGCAAAATCTACAATCCTCTGCTAATCCCCAGCCAGCAAGTGGGCAAATTTTTTCCCAGGCACAACCTGGGCAGTGCTCAACGGTTTATGCTCCCTTTAACCAACAGACTGGAAACAACTCTGCTCCACCTCCtccaccccctcctcctacaCCAAACTATTATCAAAACCAGCAACCCACTGTAAGCTTTCAGAATTACAGTCAAATAAAAGGAAGTATTCCACAGCAGGCTGTGTTTACACCTTGCTCTAGCCAAGGCCATCCTACTAACACAGGGCAACCAGCAATTCAAGGACACCATGTGAATTCAGGACATTACCTGCCTTCTCAGAGTTCCACTGTGCATATCCAGCCTGCACCAACAGGAGTGCCACCGCCTCCACCACCACCGCCGCCACCACCAGGCTGTCACCAACAGCACCCTGTTCCACATGTGACAGGGTCAGTTCATGCAGTACCAGTTGCCAGTGGCACACTTATTCATCCTCAAAATTCCAGTCATCAtttaccaccaccaccccctcccccacctggTCCCAGTCCCCATCACCCACACTTGCAACATGTAACCGCCGGGCATCAAAGCCTCCAGCCGCAACACCAGCACGCTATAAATGCAGCTCCTCCTCCGCCCCCGCCTCCTCCGCCCCCGCCACCTCAGGCAGTAACTGTTTTAGGTGGATCTGGACATCATTCTGCATCAGCACAAGGATTGCACATACAGACTCATCAAGGGCCTCCTATTTTCTCTTCGGGGGCTCATCCTGGTGTTGCATCATACGCTGCACAGGCTACCCATCATAACCCAGTAGGACCTGTATCACAACACCAACCTTCTACAGCAGGACCACACCACCCACTTTCTGGCCAGAGCCCTCATATCCAGCCACAAGGACCAAATAGTATTGCAAACTCTTCTGGATTCTGTCCTCATCCTGGGTCTGTTAACATTCCCCATGGGGGGCAAGGATCTCAACAGGCATCGGCAGTGCCTGGGCAGATACCTACTCACAGACCACAGGTGCCACCAaatttccaaaacaattaccATGGCTCAGGCTGGCATTAG
- the KMT2E gene encoding inactive histone-lysine N-methyltransferase 2E isoform X6, producing MSIVVPLRIETAETPYLEMAAGSEPESVEASPVVVEKSNSYPHQLYTSSSHHAHSYIGLPYADHNYGARPPPTPPASPPPVLIKNEVSIFTTPNFDETSSATTISTSEDGSYGTDITRCICGFTHDDGYMICCDKCSVWQHIDCMGIDRQNIPDIYLCERCQPRVLDKERAILLQQRKKEHLSDDLQTCYNGRGNNGSLLSDGDTSATESCDEVPVELYTAFQHTPTTLTLTATRVTKVNDKKRKRSGEKEQNTAKSKKAFREGSRKSSRVKGSAPEIEPSDNSAYGWESKIKAWMDHYEEANNNQYSEGVQREAQRIALRLSCDSDKEHMVKSNFSTSSLIFKPPVESHLQKNKKILKAAKDLLPETLIIEYRGKFMLREQFEANGYFFKRPYPFVLFYSKFHGLEMCVDARTFGNEARFIRRSCTPNAEVRHIIEEGTVHLYIYSVLSIPKGTEITIAFDFDYTNCKYKVDCACLKENPECPVLRCSSEPTENLNSGYETRRKKGKKEKELSREKESQNQNLVLDSDGAVSKLKSPDKQRKLSPLRLSISNNQEPDYIDDIEEKNPISNEVEMESEEQIAERKRKMTREERKMEAILQAFARLEKREKRREQALERIGTVKPDVKTEAKDAQVLSETELPQEPVKEEPVNKPTPAKINRTKQRKSFTRSRTHIGQQRRRHRTVSTCSDVQPSSPDVEVAPQQIEPETDVLPEEPNNENVAAPVEAEDVPEIESTAPNKCSVKYPKTKKHLVNEWLNEKHEKPGKPGEVFHERPLRITTDPEVLATQLNSLPGLIYSPHVYTTPKHYIRFTSPFLSEKKKKKEDENVSSCCKKRWLKQALEEEHSAPFNPFDSPAQERSQTPPIFNEDKCHLVMNGSCPLADLTTPLKKRRLFHLLDCAYSENSTPTTSPYATPTHTDIASTDTSLFATPPRVKVEDETCRSVCKQIYSPVTPVTPCIRGNNLHFESISSPESSPEVNRRNCGQEINERASAGLVVNSFRNSNLSEIGLQEIKTVGYSSPRNRTDANRQCPTENDTAPDLNPGLETSEQNTVQKNMESVSQDRTDSNSQQETALCTRGTIYPTWIKSPDRTGVNFSPVNSNLRDLTPSHQLEVGGGFRMNESKCLIQEDSRGMFLDASVYSEETLLSGFGRTLSVDGVLDGNGTQLNPPQKKKVSLLEYRKRQREARKSGSKPDNLLLGTLSPHPDGIGGLAASCVASENCSSTAEVIEQSENDAGLALPLLSEAQTSPAEDMEQNSPATDATSSEKNDPEVPWTASTSVEQVRERSYHRALLLSDHRKDKDTDADPENGESGNPKECQSPDNREKDCRSPQQKKDCSTPSYGKATLKPEPPQEPMNTLVNETVNQSNHDQKQIALSKSHLSQPHSQKLPSTPLKLHCPSSPHLEHPPKSSTPHTPVQHGYLSPKPHSQQLGSPYRPHQTHQVGTPQRESHVNFYPTQNLQSSANPQPASGQIFSQAQPGQCSTVYAPFNQQTGNNSAPPPPPPPPTPNYYQNQQPTVSFQNYSQIKGSIPQQAVFTPCSSQGHPTNTGQPAIQGHHVNSGHYLPSQSSTVHIQPAPTGVPPPPPPPPPPPGCHQQHPVPHVTGSVHAVPVASGTLIHPQNSSHHLPPPPPPPPGPSPHHPHLQHVTAGHQSLQPQHQHAINAAPPPPPPPPPPPPQAVTVLGGSGHHSASAQGLHIQTHQGPPIFSSGAHPGVASYAAQATHHNPVGPVSQHQPSTAGPHHPLSGQSPHIQPQGPNSIANSSGFCPHPGSVNIPHGGQGSQQASAVPGQIPTHRPQVPPNFQNNYHGSGWH from the exons ATGAGCATTGTGGTCCCGTTGCGGATTGAGACAGCAGAAACTCCATATTTGGAAATGGCTGCAGGCTCAGA ACCAGAATCTGTAGAAGCTAGCCCTGTGGTGGTTGAGAAGTCAAACAGTTATCCACACCAGTTATATACCAGCAGTTCTCACCATGCGCACAGTTATATTGGTTTGCCTTATgcg gaTCACAATTATGGTGCTCGGCCTCCACCAACACCTCCAGCATCTCCTCCTCCTGTACTTATTAAAAATGAAGTGAGCATTTTTACTACTCCTAATTTTGATGAAACCTCCAGTGCTACAACCATCAGCACTTCTGAGGATGGAAGCTACGGCACTGACATCACTCGATGTATATGTGGTTTTACCCATGATGATGGGTACATGATTTGTTGTGATAAATGCAG TGTCTGGCAACATATTGACTGCATGGGAATCGACAGACAAAATATTCCAGATATCTACTTGTGTGAACGTTGTCAGCCACG GGTTTTAGACAAAGAGAGAGCAATTTTGCttcagcaaagaaagaaagagcactTGTCAG ATGATCTTCAAACCTGCTACAATGGTAGAGGCAACAACGGAAGCCTTTTATCTG ATGGCGACACCAGTGCTACAGAAAGTTGTGATGAAGTTCCTGTGGAGCTGTATACTGCTTTCCAGCACACTCCTACCACACTTACGCTGACTGCCACTAGAGTAACTAAGGTGAAtgacaaaaaaaggaagagaagTGGTGAGAAGGAGCAGAATACCGCAAAGTCCAAGAAG GCCTTCCGTGAAGGATCTAGAAAGTCATCCCGTGTTAAG GGCTCTGCTCCTGAAATTGAACCATCTGATAATTCTGCGTATGGATGGGAGAGTAAGATCAAAGCCTGGATGGACCACTATGAGGAAGCAAACAACAACCAGTACAGTGAGGGCGTTCAAAGGGAAGCACAGAGGATTGCTCTAAGACTTAGCTGTGACAGTGACAAGGAGCATATGGTGAAGTCTAACTTCAGCACCAGCAGTCTAATCTTTAAGCCACCGGTAGAG AGTCATTtgcagaagaacaaaaaaattctGAAAGCTGCCAAAGATCTCCTTCCTGAAACACTGATTATAGAATACAGGGGAAAGTTCATGCTTCGAGAACAATTTGAGGCAAATGGATATTTCTTTAAGAG gcCATacccatttgttttattttattcaaaatttCATGGATTAGAAATGTGCGTTGATGCAAGGACTTTTGGCAATGAAGCACGATTCATAAGGCGTTCATGTACTCCTAATGCTGAG GTGCGACATATTATTGAAGAAGGAACAGTCCACCTGTATATTTACTCTGTGTTAAGCATTCCAAAAGGAACAGAGATCACTATTGCTTTTGATTTTGATTACACAAATTG TAAATACAAGGTGGATTGTGCATGTCTCAAAGAAAATCCAGAGTGCCCTGTTCTCAGATGCAGCTCAGAACCAACTGAAAATCTCAACAGCGGTTATGAAACGAGGAGGAAAAAggggaagaaagaaaaggagctttCTAGAGAAAAGGAATCTCAAAATCAGAACCTCGTTTTGGACTCGGATGGAGCAGTCAGCAAACTGAAATCGCCTGATAAGCAGAGGAAGCTCTCCCCACTTAGGCTGTCAATATCCAATAACCAG GAGCCAGATTATATTGAtgatatagaagaaaaaaaccctattaGCAATGAAGTAGAAATGGAATCAGAGGAGCAGATTGCAGAAAGGAAAAGGAAGATG acgagagaagaaagaaaaatggaagcAATCCTTCAGGCTTTTGCAAGActggaaaagagagagaaaaggagagagcAGGCATTAGAAAGAATTGGCACAGTTAAACCGGATGTCAAAACTGAAGCCAAGGATGCACAGGTCCTCAGTGAAACTGAACTTCCCCAG GAACCTGTGAAAGAGGAACCTGTCAACAAGCCTACACCTGCCAAAATAAATCGTACCAAGCAaaggaaaagttttactagaaGCAGAACTCATATTGGACAACAGCGTAGACGTCACAGAACAGTTAGCACATGCTCAGATGTCCAACCGTCTTCTCCAGATGTTGAAGTTGCTCCCCAGCAAATTGAACCGGAGACTGATGTTCTTCCAGAAGAGCCCAACAATGAAAATGTTGCTGCGCCTGTTGAAGCTGAAGATGTTCCGGAGATTGAGTCCACAGCACCTAACAAATGTTCTGTTAAATaccctaaaacaaaaaag cacTTGGTCAATGAAtggctaaatgaaaaacatgaaaagcCAGGGAAACCTGGTGAGGTGTTCCACGAACGACCGCTGCGTATTACCACTGACCCAGAAGTTCTTGCAACACAGCTGAATTCACTACCAGGCCTCATCTACAGTCCCCATGTGTACACCACTCCAAAGCACTATATCCGCTTTACATCTCCATTCCTTtcagagaagaaaaagaaaaaggaggatGAAAATGTTTCCAGCTGTTGCAAAAAg CGGTGGTTAAAGCAAGCTTTGGAAGAAGAACATTCGGCTCCATTTAATCCATTTGACTCTCCTGCACAAGAAAGATCTCAAACCCCTCCTATATTTAATGAAGACAAGTGCCATTTAGTAATGAATGGCAGCTGTCCTCTAGCAG ATCTAACAACTCCCTTGAAAAAACGAAGATTGTTTCATTTGTTGGACTGTGCTTATTCAGAAAATTCTACTCCTACCACATCTCCTTATGCTACTCCTACACATACAGATATTGCCTCTACGGATACGTCCTTGTTTGCCACTCCGCCCAGAGTGAAAGTGGAGGATGAAACCTGTCGCAGTGTTTGCAAACAGATCTATTCGCCGGTCACTCCTGTAACTCCTTGCATCCGGGGAAATAACTTGCATTTTGAG AGCATTTCGTCGCCTGAGAGTTCACCCGAAGTAAATAGAAGAAACTGTGGTCAGGAG ATTAATGAAAGAGCATCTGCAGGTCTGGTGGTAAATTCCTTCAGGAATTCTAATCTGTCTGAAATAGGACTACAAGAAATAAAGACTGTTGGCTATTCTAGCCCAAGAAATAGGACAGATGCAAACCGACAATGCCCTACAGAAAATGACACTGCACCAGACCTTAACCCAGGGCTGGAAACAAGTGAGCAGAACACGGTGCAAAAAAACATGGAGTCCGTGTCGCAGGATAGGACTGATTCAAACAGCCAGCAGGAAACTGCTCTCTGCACTCGAGGCACCATTTATCCAACTTGGATTAAAAGCCCAGATAGAACAGGTGTGAATTTCTCACCAGTAAATTCTAATTTAAGAGACCTGACACCATCGCACCAGTTAGAAGTTGGTGGTGGTTTCCGAATGAATGAGTCAAAGTGTCTGATTCAAGAAGACTCAAGAGGCATGTTTTTAGATGCTTCCGTTTATTCAGAAGAGACACTTCTATCTGGTTTTGGAAGGACACTCAGTGTTGATGGCGTTCTGGATGGCAATGGAACACAGCTTAATCCCCCTCAAAAGAAAAAG GTATCTTTGCTAGAATATCGTAAAAGACAAAGAGAAGCAAGAAAAAGTGGCTCAAAACCCGACAATTTATTGCTGGGAACTCTGTCCCCCCATCCTGATGGGATTGGAGGTCTAGCTGCTAGCTGTGTTGCTTCTGAAAATTGCAGCAGCACTGCAGAGGTTATTGAGCAGTCTGAAAACGATGCTGGTTTAGCATTACCGCTGCTTTCTGAAGCCCAAACGTCCCCTGCAGAGGATATGGAGCAAAATTCTCCAGCAACAGACGCCACCTCTAGTGAAAAAAATGATCCAGAGGTTCCGTG GACTGCTTCAACATCGGTGGAACAAGTTCGAGAAAGAAGCTATCATAGAGCCTTGCTGTTGAGTGACCACAGAAAGGACAAGGATactg ATGCTGACCCAGAAAACGGGGAAAGTGGAAATCCAAAGGAATGCCAGTCTCCTGATAACCGAGAAAAGGACTGTAGAAGTCCTCAACAGAAAAAG GATTGCTCTACACCATCCTATGGCAAGGCTACTTTAAAGCCGGAACCACCTCAAGAACCTATGAACACTCTGGTAAATGAAACTGTAAACCAGTCTAATCATGACCAGAAACAGATTGCACTTTCCAAGTCTCACCTTTCTCAACCTCATTCACAGAAGCTGCCTTCTACACCTTTAAAGTTGCATTGTCCTTCTTCTCCACATCTTGAACATCCTCCAAAGTCATCAACCCCTCACACCCCAGTGCAGCATGGCTATTTGTCACCAAAGCCTCACTCACAACAGTTAGGGTCTCCTTATAGGCCTCATCAGACACATCAGGTTGGAACACCACAAAGAGAATCCCATGTAAACTTTTATCCAACGCAAAATCTACAATCCTCTGCTAATCCCCAGCCAGCAAGTGGGCAAATTTTTTCCCAGGCACAACCTGGGCAGTGCTCAACGGTTTATGCTCCCTTTAACCAACAGACTGGAAACAACTCTGCTCCACCTCCtccaccccctcctcctacaCCAAACTATTATCAAAACCAGCAACCCACTGTAAGCTTTCAGAATTACAGTCAAATAAAAGGAAGTATTCCACAGCAGGCTGTGTTTACACCTTGCTCTAGCCAAGGCCATCCTACTAACACAGGGCAACCAGCAATTCAAGGACACCATGTGAATTCAGGACATTACCTGCCTTCTCAGAGTTCCACTGTGCATATCCAGCCTGCACCAACAGGAGTGCCACCGCCTCCACCACCACCGCCGCCACCACCAGGCTGTCACCAACAGCACCCTGTTCCACATGTGACAGGGTCAGTTCATGCAGTACCAGTTGCCAGTGGCACACTTATTCATCCTCAAAATTCCAGTCATCAtttaccaccaccaccccctcccccacctggTCCCAGTCCCCATCACCCACACTTGCAACATGTAACCGCCGGGCATCAAAGCCTCCAGCCGCAACACCAGCACGCTATAAATGCAGCTCCTCCTCCGCCCCCGCCTCCTCCGCCCCCGCCACCTCAGGCAGTAACTGTTTTAGGTGGATCTGGACATCATTCTGCATCAGCACAAGGATTGCACATACAGACTCATCAAGGGCCTCCTATTTTCTCTTCGGGGGCTCATCCTGGTGTTGCATCATACGCTGCACAGGCTACCCATCATAACCCAGTAGGACCTGTATCACAACACCAACCTTCTACAGCAGGACCACACCACCCACTTTCTGGCCAGAGCCCTCATATCCAGCCACAAGGACCAAATAGTATTGCAAACTCTTCTGGATTCTGTCCTCATCCTGGGTCTGTTAACATTCCCCATGGGGGGCAAGGATCTCAACAGGCATCGGCAGTGCCTGGGCAGATACCTACTCACAGACCACAGGTGCCACCAaatttccaaaacaattaccATGGCTCAGGCTGGCATTAG